One region of Glutamicibacter sp. B1 genomic DNA includes:
- a CDS encoding ABC transporter ATP-binding protein: protein MTNHSSTQVDDFLLQVDGLNVWYGKNHVVRDVQFQLRRGQALALIGESGSGKSTITKALLGLLPEGVGRADGRVLFEGQNLLALSQRGLRKFRGSELGYVPQDPGTALNAVRTIGSQAHEAADLTGVTGIAQQRELILETFEQVGLPDPQRVYDSYPHQLSGGMLQRVLIALTVLPRPALIVADEPTSALDVTVQKTILDLLDQLRTSLNIGLLLITHDLALAAERTDHLVVLRQGQVQEEGTSAQIFANPQTDYAKRLLSDVPSLSTERYRDTRGRLVEPITSGNGVIRVEQVVRHFGAGSEVVKAVDGVSFEVARGSTHALVGESGSGKTTTVRMLVGLEAPSGGRITLAGKDLSNRNAKEWREARAQLQLVYQNPFASLDPSWSVARIIQEPLARLKYGTRAEQKERVLEVLAEVGLNESFLTRRPAQLSGGQRQRVAIARALSLRPEILVLDEPTSALDVSVQADIVDLLAVLQREHSLTYLFVSHDLALVRQVADTVSVMRKGVVIESGTSQKIFENPEHAYTKALIASVPSSRGESTLGATQQTPNHTYAGVIA from the coding sequence ATGACGAACCACAGTTCTACGCAGGTGGATGACTTCTTACTGCAGGTTGATGGTCTGAACGTTTGGTACGGGAAAAATCACGTCGTTCGCGATGTTCAATTCCAACTTCGACGCGGTCAGGCACTGGCATTGATTGGTGAGTCGGGCTCAGGAAAATCAACAATTACCAAGGCGCTTCTTGGCCTACTTCCCGAAGGCGTCGGTCGTGCTGATGGACGAGTCCTCTTCGAGGGACAGAACCTGCTGGCTCTGTCTCAGCGAGGTCTGCGTAAGTTTCGCGGGTCCGAATTAGGTTACGTTCCGCAGGATCCTGGTACGGCCCTCAATGCCGTACGAACCATCGGATCACAGGCCCATGAAGCGGCCGACCTCACCGGGGTAACGGGGATAGCCCAGCAGCGTGAGTTGATCCTTGAGACCTTTGAACAGGTCGGCTTGCCCGATCCACAGCGAGTATATGACTCATATCCTCATCAGCTTTCCGGCGGTATGCTGCAGCGCGTATTGATCGCGTTGACGGTTTTGCCTCGTCCAGCACTAATTGTTGCCGATGAACCGACTTCGGCCCTGGATGTAACAGTGCAGAAAACGATCTTGGATTTGCTTGATCAGCTGCGTACGTCGTTAAACATTGGTCTGTTGCTGATCACCCATGACTTGGCTCTTGCCGCTGAACGTACCGATCATTTGGTAGTCCTTCGACAGGGACAGGTTCAGGAGGAGGGTACTTCTGCGCAGATCTTTGCTAATCCTCAGACCGACTACGCGAAGCGATTATTGTCAGATGTTCCCTCGCTTAGTACTGAACGTTATCGGGATACTCGTGGACGCTTAGTTGAACCAATTACCAGTGGGAACGGTGTCATTCGCGTTGAACAGGTAGTTCGTCACTTTGGTGCGGGCAGTGAAGTGGTCAAAGCGGTCGACGGAGTGAGTTTTGAGGTAGCTCGCGGCAGTACCCATGCATTGGTAGGGGAATCTGGATCCGGAAAAACCACTACTGTAAGGATGCTCGTTGGCTTGGAAGCGCCAAGCGGCGGCCGGATCACGTTAGCTGGAAAGGATCTGAGCAATCGCAACGCCAAAGAGTGGCGTGAAGCCAGAGCTCAACTTCAGCTGGTGTATCAGAACCCGTTTGCGTCGTTGGATCCTTCATGGTCGGTGGCTCGAATAATCCAAGAACCACTAGCGCGGCTGAAATATGGAACGCGAGCAGAACAGAAAGAGCGAGTCCTCGAAGTACTCGCAGAAGTGGGACTCAACGAATCGTTCCTCACCCGGCGCCCTGCTCAACTTTCCGGAGGCCAACGTCAACGCGTGGCCATTGCGCGCGCACTCAGCCTGCGCCCTGAAATTCTCGTGCTCGATGAACCAACGTCTGCGTTAGATGTGAGCGTTCAGGCGGACATTGTTGACCTGCTGGCAGTGTTGCAACGCGAACATTCGCTGACCTACCTCTTTGTTTCTCATGATCTGGCTTTAGTTCGCCAGGTTGCTGACACGGTGTCGGTCATGAGAAAGGGAGTTGTTATTGAAAGCGGAACGAGTCAGAAGATCTTCGAAAATCCTGAACATGCCTATACCAAAGCATTGATTGCTTCGGTGCCAAGTTCACGAGGCGAGAGCACTTTAGGAGCCACACAACAAACCCCCAACCATACCTATGCAGGAGTCATCGCATGA
- a CDS encoding single-stranded DNA-binding protein, with amino-acid sequence MAGETVITVIGNLTADPELRFTPSGSAVANFTIASTPRTFDRQSNEWKDGEALFLRASVWREAAENVAETLTKGMRVIAQGRLRSRSYDTKEGERRTVMELEVDEIGPSLRFASAKVTRTQRSGGGNGGFGNGGGGGFSNAPQQGAPAQQPRQQQPQQGGGWNAPAADPWSTGGNNGGGWGNPGADEPPF; translated from the coding sequence ATGGCAGGCGAGACTGTTATTACCGTCATCGGAAACCTGACCGCCGATCCGGAGCTGCGTTTCACGCCTTCCGGCTCAGCCGTAGCGAACTTTACGATCGCTTCGACTCCTCGCACCTTTGACCGCCAGTCCAATGAATGGAAGGACGGGGAAGCCCTGTTCTTGCGTGCATCGGTATGGCGCGAGGCTGCAGAGAACGTTGCTGAAACGCTGACCAAGGGCATGCGCGTCATCGCCCAGGGTCGTTTGCGTTCACGTTCTTACGACACCAAGGAAGGCGAACGTCGCACCGTGATGGAGCTTGAGGTCGATGAAATCGGCCCATCGCTCCGTTTCGCTTCCGCCAAGGTCACCCGTACCCAGCGCTCCGGCGGTGGCAACGGTGGCTTCGGCAATGGTGGCGGTGGAGGATTCTCCAACGCACCACAGCAAGGTGCCCCAGCGCAGCAGCCGCGTCAGCAGCAGCCGCAACAGGGTGGCGGTTGGAATGCTCCAGCCGCTGATCCATGGAGCACCGGCGGAAACAATGGTGGCGGCTGGGGCAACCCAGGCGCTGACGAACCGCCTTTCTAA
- a CDS encoding dihydrofolate reductase family protein, which translates to MSATYTFDVFSSLDGFGSAGGDWGGYWGKQGPELLDRRMEFYSSPCHVVFGANTFRLFSRFWEDIEQNPEVEDPWGVALHEQPATVISTTLQEPLNWPDATLERDDALDVVKKLKSSSTLPLRSHGSLAMNHSLLAAGLVDFIQVTIFPVLTGRNGSSPVFGGVDDYDLELVDSRLLDRSIQELTYRPTIHRPS; encoded by the coding sequence ATGAGTGCCACCTATACCTTTGACGTGTTCAGCAGTCTTGATGGCTTCGGCAGTGCCGGCGGCGATTGGGGTGGCTACTGGGGCAAACAGGGACCTGAGCTGCTGGACAGGCGCATGGAATTTTATAGTTCACCCTGTCATGTGGTGTTCGGAGCCAACACCTTTCGCCTGTTCTCAAGGTTCTGGGAAGATATTGAGCAAAATCCGGAAGTTGAAGACCCGTGGGGTGTGGCCTTACATGAGCAACCAGCCACCGTCATTTCCACGACACTTCAGGAACCCCTGAATTGGCCCGATGCCACCCTAGAGCGGGACGATGCGCTAGACGTGGTGAAAAAGCTAAAAAGTAGCTCGACACTCCCCCTCAGGTCACACGGTAGTTTGGCGATGAACCATTCCCTGCTCGCCGCTGGCCTGGTGGATTTTATTCAGGTCACCATCTTCCCGGTCCTCACCGGACGCAATGGTAGTTCGCCGGTCTTCGGCGGTGTAGATGACTATGACCTTGAGCTGGTGGATTCACGCCTTCTGGATCGCAGCATCCAAGAACTTACCTACCGTCCGACTATTCATCGCCCTTCCTGA
- a CDS encoding long-chain-fatty-acid--CoA ligase → MVNIHANHSELTPLRFLERSAEVYPKKTAIVHGTRSYNYREFEGLVHRFAQVLAERINPGDRVAVLAPNTPEMLMAHYAVPLAGGVLIALNTRLSAHELQYIMDHSEAKLLFADTELLENTKNLRRENPTLQALIEITDDQYTGARPHVDVDGTLQELLATASDEQLPYAIADERAPITLNYTSGTTGKPKGVLYSHRGSYLNSLGEAHHQGFTSATRYLWTLPMFHCNGWCTPWAVTAAGGTHLCLRGVREEPVWDAIENLGTTHLCGAPTVCSIIADSPLAHQLDAPLRITTAGAPPSPAIISKLQKLGIEVVHVYGLTEVYGPYTVCEFQEEWEQLEPTERAAKLSRQGVGMITAESARIVDENMNDVPADGQSMGEIVLRGNNVMIGYYRDEIATQQAFAGGWFHTGDLGVMHPDGYIQVRDRAKDIIISGGENISTIEVEQALASHPEVLDLAVIGLADEKWGERPVAYVIRSKGSNLQAEELISFAREKLAGYKVPRTIIFPQDLPRTSTGKVQKNVLRAQALEQLHGA, encoded by the coding sequence ATGGTCAATATTCATGCCAACCATTCCGAACTAACTCCGTTGCGCTTCCTTGAACGCTCCGCCGAGGTTTATCCAAAGAAGACTGCCATTGTGCATGGCACGCGTAGTTATAACTATCGAGAATTCGAAGGCTTGGTCCATCGTTTCGCTCAGGTCCTGGCCGAACGCATCAACCCCGGTGACCGGGTGGCGGTGCTGGCACCGAACACCCCGGAAATGCTGATGGCACACTATGCGGTACCGCTAGCTGGCGGAGTGCTCATCGCACTCAACACCCGGTTATCCGCCCATGAACTGCAGTACATCATGGATCATTCCGAAGCGAAGCTATTGTTTGCGGACACGGAACTACTAGAAAACACTAAAAACCTGCGGCGGGAAAATCCGACCCTGCAGGCACTCATTGAAATCACCGATGACCAGTACACCGGCGCGCGCCCTCACGTAGACGTTGATGGCACGCTCCAAGAACTCCTAGCCACGGCCAGCGATGAACAACTTCCTTACGCAATCGCCGATGAGCGGGCACCAATAACTTTGAACTACACCTCGGGCACTACGGGCAAACCCAAGGGCGTACTCTACTCACACCGTGGCAGCTACTTGAACTCATTGGGCGAAGCACACCATCAAGGCTTCACCTCAGCAACTCGATACCTGTGGACCCTGCCCATGTTTCACTGCAACGGTTGGTGTACCCCGTGGGCCGTCACCGCCGCCGGAGGAACCCACTTGTGCCTGCGCGGGGTTCGTGAAGAACCAGTCTGGGACGCTATCGAAAACTTAGGAACAACGCATCTGTGCGGAGCACCAACAGTTTGCTCCATTATTGCCGACTCCCCTCTGGCCCATCAGCTTGATGCTCCCCTACGCATTACTACCGCCGGAGCACCGCCTTCGCCGGCTATCATCTCAAAGCTGCAAAAACTCGGCATTGAGGTGGTCCACGTTTACGGTTTGACCGAAGTGTACGGACCTTACACGGTCTGCGAATTCCAAGAGGAATGGGAGCAACTAGAGCCGACTGAACGCGCGGCAAAGCTTTCTCGACAAGGCGTCGGTATGATCACCGCTGAATCTGCACGCATCGTGGATGAGAACATGAACGATGTACCAGCCGACGGGCAGAGTATGGGTGAAATAGTCTTGCGTGGCAATAACGTCATGATTGGTTATTACCGTGACGAAATAGCCACCCAGCAAGCCTTCGCCGGGGGCTGGTTCCACACCGGGGATCTTGGAGTGATGCACCCCGATGGTTATATCCAGGTCCGCGACCGGGCCAAGGACATCATCATCTCTGGTGGCGAGAACATCTCAACCATCGAAGTAGAACAAGCCTTAGCCTCCCACCCAGAAGTCCTCGATTTAGCAGTCATTGGCCTGGCCGATGAAAAGTGGGGCGAACGACCGGTCGCCTATGTCATCCGCAGTAAAGGTTCCAATCTCCAGGCCGAAGAGCTGATCAGTTTTGCTCGAGAAAAACTGGCCGGCTACAAGGTTCCACGCACCATCATCTTCCCGCAAGATTTGCCGAGGACTTCAACAGGTAAGGTGCAAAAGAATGTATTACGAGCCCAAGCGCTAGAACAACTGCACGGCGCCTAA
- the rpsF gene encoding 30S ribosomal protein S6: MRAYELMVLIDPEVDDRTVEPTIEKYLEVVRSNGGTIEKVDVWGRRKMAYEIKKKAEATYVVVNYTAEPAASAELERQLKINEQILRHKVTRPEEARV, translated from the coding sequence ATGCGTGCTTATGAACTTATGGTCCTCATTGATCCAGAGGTCGATGACCGCACCGTAGAGCCAACCATCGAGAAGTACCTCGAGGTTGTTCGCTCCAACGGTGGCACCATCGAAAAGGTTGATGTCTGGGGTCGTCGCAAGATGGCTTACGAGATCAAGAAGAAGGCAGAAGCCACTTACGTAGTGGTGAACTACACCGCAGAACCAGCCGCTTCCGCTGAGCTTGAGCGCCAGCTGAAGATCAACGAGCAGATCCTGCGCCACAAGGTCACCCGTCCGGAAGAGGCTCGCGTTTAA
- a CDS encoding PLP-dependent aminotransferase family protein, whose protein sequence is MTVASALHTSELVGRFSKPQGFGDATLRSPRTDSIELLGGIPDPEVLPVAELTAATERVLLRSGVPALQYSRTEGITELREWIAAREGVSADRIIVTNGGFHGLSLAIQALINPGDLVAVDNPIFPLFLRGLELATTNILPVPVGAAGLDVDALEGQLRAGVRPKALYTVPDFHNPTQGSLSRPDRQRLVELAAQYGFVLLADNPYRELYFGTESASYREFNDSENVIHINTFTKTLGPGLRLGWLVVPNWLRSDISALRSRQDSHSSTLIQSIVAEALTHEETLFDATLDKARATYRNRAQVLATALETETQGALDIELPNGGLFLWPKIVSDRIDPQKLSESARSHGVDYQQGAFFPSGPGTEAARHLRLSFGHVSEENLKEGARRIGLAFKDQG, encoded by the coding sequence ATGACCGTCGCTAGCGCACTACACACTTCAGAACTCGTAGGCCGATTCTCCAAACCACAAGGTTTTGGCGATGCCACCCTGCGCAGCCCGCGCACTGATTCTATTGAGCTCTTGGGTGGAATTCCCGACCCGGAAGTTCTTCCGGTTGCTGAACTCACCGCAGCAACCGAACGGGTGCTGTTGAGATCCGGAGTGCCAGCGTTGCAATACTCTCGAACCGAAGGGATCACCGAACTTCGCGAATGGATAGCTGCCCGCGAAGGCGTTTCAGCCGATCGCATCATCGTCACTAATGGTGGTTTTCACGGGTTATCACTAGCTATCCAAGCGCTGATCAACCCGGGTGACCTAGTGGCCGTCGACAACCCAATTTTTCCGTTGTTCCTTCGCGGATTGGAACTGGCCACCACCAATATTCTGCCGGTGCCGGTCGGGGCTGCGGGATTAGATGTGGATGCATTGGAAGGCCAATTGCGCGCGGGGGTACGCCCCAAAGCACTGTATACCGTGCCAGACTTCCACAATCCTACGCAAGGATCACTCTCGCGTCCCGATCGGCAACGGCTTGTCGAGCTTGCCGCCCAATACGGCTTCGTTCTCTTGGCTGATAACCCTTACCGGGAGCTTTACTTTGGCACAGAAAGCGCATCCTACAGGGAATTTAATGACTCTGAAAACGTCATCCACATCAATACGTTCACTAAAACCCTTGGTCCGGGACTGCGTCTAGGCTGGCTTGTTGTACCGAATTGGCTGAGGTCAGATATTTCCGCACTGCGAAGTCGGCAGGATTCACACTCGTCCACTTTGATTCAGAGCATCGTGGCAGAGGCATTGACCCACGAGGAAACCCTATTTGATGCAACGTTGGACAAGGCACGAGCTACCTACCGCAACCGAGCTCAAGTCCTCGCCACTGCCTTGGAAACCGAGACACAGGGTGCCCTGGACATAGAGCTTCCTAACGGTGGGCTATTCCTCTGGCCGAAAATTGTCAGCGATCGGATTGACCCGCAGAAACTCTCTGAATCGGCACGAAGCCATGGAGTGGACTATCAGCAAGGGGCCTTTTTCCCGAGCGGACCGGGCACAGAAGCTGCCCGTCATCTCAGACTGTCTTTTGGGCACGTTTCGGAAGAAAACCTCAAAGAAGGCGCTCGCCGGATTGGACTGGCTTTCAAAGATCAGGGCTAG
- the rpsR gene encoding 30S ribosomal protein S18, whose protein sequence is MAKAEIRKPKPKSNPLKAADITVIDYKDTALLRKFISDRGKIRARRVTGVSVQEQRKIAQAIKNAREVALLPYSGAGRG, encoded by the coding sequence ATGGCTAAGGCTGAAATCCGTAAGCCCAAACCAAAGTCCAACCCCTTGAAGGCCGCTGACATCACTGTCATCGACTACAAGGACACCGCATTGCTGCGCAAGTTCATCTCTGACCGTGGAAAGATCCGCGCTCGTCGAGTAACCGGCGTTTCCGTTCAGGAACAGCGCAAGATCGCACAGGCAATCAAGAACGCACGTGAAGTAGCCCTGCTGCCTTACTCCGGCGCTGGCCGCGGCTAA
- a CDS encoding helix-turn-helix domain-containing protein, giving the protein MGFAYADPDVLTDEQRAALAEHQRTVHQQPRELTLKALREEAKLSHADLATQLKWPVERIKKLESGDLDRVQLATLRRYIEALEARIEITAIRGEAYARLC; this is encoded by the coding sequence ATGGGTTTTGCATATGCCGATCCAGATGTACTGACCGACGAGCAACGCGCCGCGCTCGCTGAGCACCAGCGGACCGTGCATCAGCAGCCACGCGAGCTGACTCTGAAGGCCCTGCGTGAAGAGGCCAAACTGAGCCACGCTGATCTGGCCACACAGCTGAAGTGGCCAGTAGAGCGGATCAAAAAGCTGGAATCCGGCGACCTAGACCGCGTGCAGCTGGCTACCTTGCGTCGATATATCGAGGCGCTGGAGGCTCGAATCGAGATCACAGCGATCCGCGGCGAAGCCTACGCCCGCTTGTGTTAA
- a CDS encoding ABC transporter permease produces the protein MTGILQVQTNQEVKSAPGKRPSSLPISVIISFGVIALVVLFSAFPSFFTSHSPEVGDTSAKLVSPGLQHWFGTDYLGRDVFSRVVHGSLSSVSSALVAVLIGLVVGSGIGLLAGFLGGWVDAALGRIIDVLLAIPGFLLAVVIVSSLGFQTINAAIATGVSAIAVFGRLMRAEVIKVRGATYVESSFLSGGNRLQALFFHILPNAGRSVLVLAILQFGTSIMVIASLAFLGYGDPPPSSDWGLLVASGKEYPTAPWLIYAPAAVIVATVLSVNRISRWLKKVR, from the coding sequence ATGACTGGGATTTTGCAAGTTCAAACAAATCAGGAAGTCAAGAGTGCACCAGGCAAAAGACCAAGTTCACTCCCAATCAGTGTCATCATCTCTTTCGGGGTCATTGCACTGGTCGTGCTCTTCTCGGCATTCCCATCGTTTTTCACATCTCATAGCCCTGAGGTGGGGGATACTTCGGCAAAGCTAGTGTCTCCGGGTCTGCAACATTGGTTCGGAACAGACTACCTGGGCCGCGATGTGTTCAGCAGAGTTGTTCATGGATCGCTCTCTTCAGTCAGTAGTGCATTAGTCGCAGTACTCATCGGATTAGTTGTTGGTAGCGGTATCGGGCTGCTCGCCGGTTTTCTCGGTGGATGGGTTGACGCAGCACTGGGACGAATTATCGACGTACTGCTGGCTATTCCCGGGTTTCTTCTGGCAGTGGTCATCGTAAGCTCGCTCGGATTCCAGACGATTAATGCAGCCATTGCTACCGGTGTTTCAGCAATCGCGGTGTTCGGCCGGCTAATGCGCGCCGAAGTGATTAAGGTTCGCGGTGCCACCTACGTGGAATCTTCATTTCTCTCAGGTGGAAACCGTCTGCAGGCACTGTTTTTTCATATTCTTCCAAACGCCGGGCGTTCTGTACTAGTCCTGGCAATCCTGCAATTTGGAACATCCATTATGGTGATCGCCTCCCTGGCTTTTCTTGGTTATGGCGATCCTCCACCGTCCTCTGATTGGGGGCTACTTGTAGCTTCAGGCAAGGAGTATCCCACCGCGCCATGGCTGATTTACGCTCCGGCGGCAGTCATTGTGGCCACGGTGCTATCAGTCAATCGAATTAGTCGTTGGCTCAAGAAAGTGAGATGA
- a CDS encoding PaaI family thioesterase, whose protein sequence is MSSPEQRIPDNDSQFTQSLGLVFDEITATYVRGHADLNENHHTPWGVVHGGVYTSMVESAGSVGASYAVADRNQFAVGVHNATDFLRPSTGAQVQVVATALFQGRNQQLWEVIITDQGTGKELSRGQLRTQNVDMPKA, encoded by the coding sequence ATGAGTTCCCCGGAACAACGAATTCCCGACAACGACAGCCAATTTACTCAAAGTCTGGGACTGGTCTTTGACGAAATCACCGCCACCTACGTACGTGGGCACGCCGACCTAAACGAAAACCACCACACTCCGTGGGGTGTAGTTCATGGCGGGGTCTACACCTCGATGGTTGAAAGTGCTGGCAGTGTTGGAGCCAGCTACGCGGTGGCAGATCGCAACCAGTTTGCCGTCGGCGTTCACAATGCCACCGACTTCCTGCGACCTTCTACCGGGGCACAAGTACAGGTGGTGGCTACCGCGCTTTTCCAGGGACGGAACCAGCAGTTATGGGAAGTGATCATCACGGACCAGGGAACCGGAAAAGAGCTCTCGCGCGGACAATTACGCACCCAAAACGTAGATATGCCAAAGGCCTGA
- the rplI gene encoding 50S ribosomal protein L9 has protein sequence MAKIILTHEVSGLGAAGDIVEVKNGYARNYLLPRGFAIVWTQGGEKQVESIKAARAARAIANLEEAQELAAKLKSQPVKITIKAGSNGRLFGTVKTIDIANAVEAAGLGKIDKRNIEVSDHIKSTGNYTATVRVHEDIVANLRLQVVAAAKK, from the coding sequence ATGGCAAAGATCATTCTGACTCACGAAGTATCCGGTCTCGGTGCTGCTGGCGATATTGTCGAGGTAAAGAACGGCTACGCCCGTAACTACCTGCTGCCACGCGGTTTCGCAATCGTCTGGACCCAGGGCGGTGAGAAGCAGGTGGAGTCGATCAAGGCTGCACGTGCTGCTCGCGCTATTGCAAACCTTGAGGAAGCTCAGGAACTTGCAGCTAAGCTGAAGTCCCAGCCGGTGAAGATCACCATCAAGGCTGGTTCTAACGGTCGCCTGTTCGGCACCGTCAAGACCATCGATATCGCTAACGCCGTAGAGGCTGCCGGTCTGGGTAAGATCGACAAGCGCAACATCGAGGTCAGCGACCACATCAAGTCGACTGGCAACTACACCGCAACCGTTCGCGTACACGAGGACATCGTTGCAAACCTGCGCCTGCAGGTTGTAGCTGCTGCAAAGAAGTAA
- a CDS encoding acetyl-CoA hydrolase/transferase family protein produces the protein MHERIHHRAFADRLMSAEQAASFIKPGMTVAMSGFTGAGYPKAVPGALASQMERQHAAGQDFKINVLTGASTAPELDGVLAKAEGMNLRLPYMSDPELRRRINDGNMEYMDIHLSHVAQHAWFGFYGKIDVAIVEVVGVTAEGDLIPSSSVGNNKTWLEMADKVIIEVNSQQSAAMDGMHDVYYGTALPPHRKPIDLSTVRERIGQKYLDVDVNKVVAVVQTNSPDRLSPFAPVDETSEKIADHLLSFLDSEIRAGRLTEKLLPLQSGVGNIANAVLAGLARGGYKGLSAYTEVIQDGMLELIKDGTIEFASATSFSLSAEGVEEFNKNVEHYRERILLRAQEISNHPEIIRRLGCIALNGMIEADIYGNVNSTNVLGSHVMNGIGGSGDFARNGYLSVFMSPSTAKGGKISGIVPFASHVDHTEHDTMVLITEQGLADLRGLSPKQRAQLVIDQCAHPEYRPLLQDYFDRACKDSYGKHTPHLLGEALSWHQRFEQTGDMRPAS, from the coding sequence TTGCACGAGCGTATTCACCACCGGGCCTTTGCTGATCGACTGATGAGCGCCGAACAGGCAGCAAGCTTCATCAAACCAGGAATGACCGTCGCCATGAGTGGCTTTACCGGTGCGGGATATCCCAAAGCCGTGCCCGGCGCTCTAGCTTCCCAGATGGAACGCCAGCACGCAGCAGGTCAGGACTTTAAGATCAACGTGCTGACCGGCGCCTCCACTGCTCCCGAACTCGATGGGGTACTGGCCAAGGCCGAAGGCATGAATCTCCGCCTGCCCTATATGTCCGATCCAGAGCTACGCCGACGCATCAACGACGGCAACATGGAGTACATGGACATCCACCTGTCCCATGTCGCTCAGCACGCATGGTTTGGGTTCTACGGCAAGATTGACGTAGCCATCGTGGAAGTCGTGGGCGTCACCGCGGAAGGCGACCTGATTCCCTCCAGCTCCGTAGGAAATAACAAGACGTGGCTAGAGATGGCTGACAAAGTCATTATCGAGGTCAACTCACAACAGTCCGCAGCTATGGACGGCATGCACGATGTCTACTACGGCACCGCGCTTCCTCCGCACCGGAAGCCCATTGATTTGAGCACGGTGCGTGAGCGCATTGGCCAGAAGTACCTAGATGTTGACGTGAATAAGGTTGTCGCGGTGGTTCAGACCAACTCACCGGACCGCTTGAGCCCCTTCGCCCCGGTGGATGAGACCAGCGAGAAGATCGCTGATCACCTACTGAGCTTCCTAGATTCTGAAATCCGTGCGGGCCGACTGACCGAAAAGCTTCTGCCATTGCAGTCCGGAGTGGGTAACATCGCCAATGCCGTGCTCGCGGGGCTTGCCCGGGGTGGCTACAAGGGTTTGAGCGCCTACACCGAGGTCATCCAGGACGGAATGCTGGAACTGATCAAGGATGGCACCATTGAGTTTGCCTCGGCTACCAGCTTCTCCCTCTCAGCTGAGGGCGTTGAGGAGTTCAACAAGAACGTTGAACACTACCGGGAACGCATCTTGTTGCGCGCCCAAGAAATCTCCAACCACCCCGAGATCATCCGACGTCTGGGCTGCATTGCCCTCAATGGCATGATTGAGGCCGATATTTACGGCAACGTGAACTCTACTAACGTGCTCGGTTCGCACGTCATGAACGGTATTGGCGGCTCCGGAGATTTCGCCCGCAATGGCTACCTGTCGGTGTTCATGTCACCTTCCACCGCCAAAGGCGGAAAGATCTCAGGCATCGTCCCGTTCGCTTCCCACGTGGACCACACCGAGCACGACACCATGGTCCTGATCACCGAACAGGGCCTGGCCGACCTGCGTGGCCTCTCACCCAAGCAGCGTGCCCAACTGGTCATCGATCAGTGCGCACACCCCGAGTACCGCCCGTTACTTCAGGACTACTTCGACCGTGCTTGCAAGGATAGCTACGGCAAGCACACTCCACACCTGTTGGGTGAGGCGCTGAGCTGGCACCAACGCTTTGAGCAGACCGGAGATATGCGCCCAGCGAGCTAG